One stretch of Ipomoea triloba cultivar NCNSP0323 chromosome 8, ASM357664v1 DNA includes these proteins:
- the LOC116026627 gene encoding probable polygalacturonase gives MRRFFRSILPCCAAVLLLAACSAVGEWETCSGIVPMKERSNRISIADFGGVGDGKTLNTKAFMEAIYEIQHLNRSGGTLLYIPAGVFLTGPFNLTSHMTLYLDKDAVIKATQDTTNWPLIPPLPSYGRGRELPGERYVSFIHGDGLRDVIITGENGTIDGQGDVWWNMWRQRTLQFTRPNLIELMNSRAIIISNVIFKNSPFWNIHPVYCSNVVVRYVTILAPTDSPNTDGIDPDSSSHVCIEDSYISTGDDLVAVKSGWDEYGIAYGRPSHGITIRRVTGSSPFAGIAVGSETSGGVTDVLAEHITLSNMGVGIHIKTNIGRGGVIKNISFSNVYMEKTRTGIRIAGDVGGHPDEKFDPNAIPIVQDIKIRDVWGEQVLQPGWIRGIAKSPFTNICLSNIHLNGPKSPRNPPWKCSDAVGAAVKVSPSPCTELTRDQSGACFSPF, from the exons ATGCGTCGGTTTTTCCGATCGATTTTGCCCTGCTGCGCGGCGGTGTTGCTACTGGCGGCCTGCTCGGCGGTGGGGGAGTGGGAAACGTGCTCCGGGATTGTTCCGATGAAGGAGCGGAGCAATAGGATATCGATAGCCGACTTCGGCGGCGTGGGAGACGGCAAGACGTTGAATACGAAGGCGTTTATGGAAGCGATTTATGAAATTCAGCATTTGAATAGAAGCGGCGGCACTCTTCTTTACATTCCGGCCGGCGTTTTTCTCACCGGACCTTTCAATCTTACAAGCCACATGACTTTGTACTTGGACAAAGATGCTGTCATCAAAGCTACTCAG GATACAACAAACTGGCCTTTAATTCCTCCATTGCCATCATATGGAAGGGGAAGAGAGCTGCCTGGTGAAAGATACGTGAGCTTTATTCATGGAGATGGGCTTCGAGATGTTATCATCACTG GTGAGAATGGGACAATTGATGGTCAAGGTGATGTGTGGTGGAACATGTGGAGGCAAAGAACTCTTCAATTCACAAGACCGAATCTGATAGAACTCATGAACTCTAGAGCCATAATCATCtctaatgtcattttcaagAATTCCCCCTTCTGGAATATCCACCCCGTCTATTGCAG CAATGTTGTTGTTCGATATGTCACCATACTGGCTCCTACTGATTCTCCGAACACTGATGGAATTGATCCTG ATTCGAGCTCTCATGTCTGCATCGAGGACTCGTACATTTCCACTGGGGACGACCTAGTGGCTGTGAAGAGCGGGTGGGATGAGTATGGCATTGCCTATGGACGCCCGAGCCACGGGATTACCATACGCAGGGTGACTGGCTCTTCCCCGTTCGCTGGAATTGCTGTTGGAAGTGAAACCTCGGGGGGTGTAACCGATGTTCTGGCTGAGCATATAACCCTTTCCAACATGGGCGTTGGCATCCACATAAAAACTAACATCGGGCGTGGAGGGGTCATAAAAAACATTTCCTTCTCCAATGTGTACATGGAAAAGACACGAACGGGGATAAGGATTGCGGGTGATGTTGGCGGGCATCCAGACGAGAAATTCGACCCAAACGCTATCCCCATCGTCCAGGACATCAAAATCAGGGATGTATGGGGCGAACAGGTTCTGCAGCCCGGTTGGATACGCGGTATAGCGAAATCTCCTTTCACTAACATCTGCCTATCCAACATCCACCTTAACGGTCCTAAATCACCGCGAAATCCTCCATGGAAGTGCTCGGATGCTGTCGGTGCTGCAGTTAAGGTTAGCCCCTCGCCCTGCACTGAACTAACCCGAGATCAATCTGGTGCGTGCTTTTCGCCATTCTAG